One window of the Takifugu rubripes chromosome 13, fTakRub1.2, whole genome shotgun sequence genome contains the following:
- the gnpnat1 gene encoding glucosamine 6-phosphate N-acetyltransferase isoform X3 codes for MDLDWSSSTVSFSPPISPSCPGEGLVLRPLCTADFNRGFFKVLAELTQTGDVTAEQFLKKFEHMKKTGDYYIIVVEDTNLGEIVATATLITEHKYIHACAKRGRVEEVVVSNVCRGKQLGKLLVSTLTLLSNKLKCYKVTLECSSQNTAFYQKFGYKASAETYMQCRFFD; via the exons ATG GATTTAGACTGGAGTAGCAGCACGGTATCCTTCTCTCCCCCTATCTCCCCCTCTTGTCCAGGAGAAGGCTTGGTGCTGCGGCCACTCTGCACGGCTGACTTCAACCGGG GATTCTTCAAGGTTTTGGCTGAGCTCACTCAGACtggtgatgtcacagcagaGCAGTTCCTAA AAAAGTTTGAGCACATGAAGAAAACTGGAGACTACTACATCATCGTGGTGGAAGACACAAATCTGGGAGAAATTGTTGCAACAGCCACCTTAATTACAGAGCATAAATATATCCACGCATGTGCAAAG agaGGCCGAGTGGAAGAAGTGGTAGTCAGCAATGTGTGCAGAGGGAAGCAGCTCGGCAAACT GTTAGTTTCAACCTTGACTCTTCTCAGCAACAAGCTGAAGTGCTACAAAGTCACACTGGAATGTTCTTCCCAAAACACGGCTTTCTATCAAAAGTTTGGCTACAAGGCTTCAGCTGAAACCTACATGCAGTGTCGATTCTTTGACTGA
- the gnpnat1 gene encoding glucosamine 6-phosphate N-acetyltransferase isoform X1 → MLLDETPLFDPSLLQDLDWSSSTVSFSPPISPSCPGEGLVLRPLCTADFNRGFFKVLAELTQTGDVTAEQFLKKFEHMKKTGDYYIIVVEDTNLGEIVATATLITEHKYIHACAKRGRVEEVVVSNVCRGKQLGKLLVSTLTLLSNKLKCYKVTLECSSQNTAFYQKFGYKASAETYMQCRFFD, encoded by the exons ATGCTGTTGGACGAGACTCCACTTTTTGATCCCTCCCTGCTTCAGGATTTAGACTGGAGTAGCAGCACGGTATCCTTCTCTCCCCCTATCTCCCCCTCTTGTCCAGGAGAAGGCTTGGTGCTGCGGCCACTCTGCACGGCTGACTTCAACCGGG GATTCTTCAAGGTTTTGGCTGAGCTCACTCAGACtggtgatgtcacagcagaGCAGTTCCTAA AAAAGTTTGAGCACATGAAGAAAACTGGAGACTACTACATCATCGTGGTGGAAGACACAAATCTGGGAGAAATTGTTGCAACAGCCACCTTAATTACAGAGCATAAATATATCCACGCATGTGCAAAG agaGGCCGAGTGGAAGAAGTGGTAGTCAGCAATGTGTGCAGAGGGAAGCAGCTCGGCAAACT GTTAGTTTCAACCTTGACTCTTCTCAGCAACAAGCTGAAGTGCTACAAAGTCACACTGGAATGTTCTTCCCAAAACACGGCTTTCTATCAAAAGTTTGGCTACAAGGCTTCAGCTGAAACCTACATGCAGTGTCGATTCTTTGACTGA
- the gnpnat1 gene encoding glucosamine 6-phosphate N-acetyltransferase isoform X2 codes for MLLDETPLFDPSLLQDLDWSSSTVSFSPPISPSCPGEGLVLRPLCTADFNRGFFKVLAELTQTGDVTAEQFLKKFEHMKKTGDYYIIVVEDTNLGEIVATATLITEHKYIHACAKRGRVEEVVVSNVCRGKQLGKLCRCLSHLPQVSFNLDSSQQQAEVLQSHTGMFFPKHGFLSKVWLQGFS; via the exons ATGCTGTTGGACGAGACTCCACTTTTTGATCCCTCCCTGCTTCAGGATTTAGACTGGAGTAGCAGCACGGTATCCTTCTCTCCCCCTATCTCCCCCTCTTGTCCAGGAGAAGGCTTGGTGCTGCGGCCACTCTGCACGGCTGACTTCAACCGGG GATTCTTCAAGGTTTTGGCTGAGCTCACTCAGACtggtgatgtcacagcagaGCAGTTCCTAA AAAAGTTTGAGCACATGAAGAAAACTGGAGACTACTACATCATCGTGGTGGAAGACACAAATCTGGGAGAAATTGTTGCAACAGCCACCTTAATTACAGAGCATAAATATATCCACGCATGTGCAAAG agaGGCCGAGTGGAAGAAGTGGTAGTCAGCAATGTGTGCAGAGGGAAGCAGCTCGGCAAACT GTGTCGCTGTCTCTCACATCTCCCACAGGTTAGTTTCAACCTTGACTCTTCTCAGCAACAAGCTGAAGTGCTACAAAGTCACACTGGAATGTTCTTCCCAAAACACGGCTTTCTATCAAAAGTTTGGCTACAAGGCTTCAGCTGA
- the styx gene encoding serine/threonine/tyrosine-interacting protein: protein MWSRETNPVVFPAKPPETPIPRAEPGRLVRAVSRMDADNKLQFPSLPVTKEELLDWVYPMRREMQEILPGLFLGPYSSAMKSKLPILETQGVTHIVCVRQDIEANFIKPNFPHTFRYLVLDIADNPVENIIRFFPTTKEFIDSCLATGGKVLVHGNAGISRSAALVIAYLMETFGMKYREAFNHVQERRFCINPNVGFVHQLQEYEAIYLAKLTIKMMSPMQLGRSFSLQAGVAGSRKRSLEEDEDFGAMQVAAAHNR, encoded by the exons ATGTGGAGTCGCGAAACAAATCCTGTGGTTTTTCCGGCTAAGCCTCCTGAAACACCGATACCGAGGGCAGAGCCTGGTCGGTTGGTCCGAGCCGTGAGCAGAATGGACGCGGACAACAAGCTACAGTTCCCGTCTCTACCCGTGACCAAAGAGGAGCTTCTG GACTGGGTTTATCCAATGAGACGAGAAATGCAG GAGATATTACCAGGTCTGTTTTTAGGTCCCTACTCTTCTGCAATGAAAAGCAAG CTGCCAATTCTGGAGACACAGGGTGTAACACACATTGTGTGTGTCCGCCAAGACATCGAGGCCAATTTTATCAAGCCTAATTTCCCTCATACATTTCG ATATCTTGTGTTGGATATTGCTGACAATCCAGTGGAAAACATCATCCGTTTTTTTCCAACT ACTAAAGAATTTATTGATAGCTGCTTAGCAACCGGAG GAAAGGTACTAGTTCATGGTAATGCAGGGATATCAAGAAg TGCTGCCTTAGTGATTGCGTACCTTATGGAAACATTTGGGATGAAGTACAG GGAGGCTTTCAACCACGTCCAGGAAAGAAGGTTCTGCATCAATCCCAATGTGGGCTTTGTGCACCAACTACAG gAATATGAAGCGATATACTTGGCCAAATTGACCATCAAAATGATGTCGCCGATGCAGCTGGGCAGATCCTTCTCCCTGCAGGCCGGAGTGGCAG GAAGCCGTAAAAGGAGcctggaggaggatgaggactTTGGAGCCATGCAGGTTGCAGCGGCACACAACAGATGA